In one Ornithorhynchus anatinus isolate Pmale09 chromosome 19, mOrnAna1.pri.v4, whole genome shotgun sequence genomic region, the following are encoded:
- the GNMT gene encoding glycine N-methyltransferase isoform X2: MVDSVYRTRSLGVAAEGLPDQYADGEAARVWQLYIGDTRSRTAEYKAWLLALLRQHDCRRVLDVACGTGVDSIMLVEEGFTVTSVDASDKMLKYALKERWNRRHEPAFDKWVIEEANWLTLDKDVPRPGAGFDAVICLGNSFAHLPDIKGDQSDHKRALQNIAGMVRPGGVMVIDHRNYDHILSTGCAPPGKNIYYKSDLTKDITTSVLLVNNAAHMVTLDYTVQVPGAGHDGSPGMSSALPHVATARGCPAPDTRPSSPPQQVPPVILPAPPGALHGAAPRGFWRQVPAQRPG; this comes from the exons ATGGTGGACAGCGTCTACCGGACCCGCTCCCTGGGGGTGGCGGCCGAGGGGCTGCCCGACCAGTACGCGGACGGGGAGGCGGCCCGGGTGTGGCAGCTGTACATCGGGGACACCCGCAGCCGCACGGCCGAGTACAAGGCCTGGCTGCTCGCCCTGCTGCGCCAACACGACTGCCGCCGAGTCCTCGACGTGGCCTGCGGCACCGG CGTGGACTCCATCATGCTGGTGGAGGAGGGCTTCACCGTGACCAGCGTGGATGCCAGCGACAAGATGTTGAAGTACGCCCTGAAGGAGCGCTGGAACCGGCGGCACGAGCCTGCCTTTGACAAGTGGG tCATCGAGGAGGCCAACTGGCTGACGCTGGACAAGGATGTGCCACGGCCCGGTGCTGGCTTTGATGCCGTCATTTGCCTGGGCAACAGCTTTGCCCACCTGCCCGACATTAAAG GGGACCAGAGCGATCACAAGCGGGCGCTGCAGAACATCGCGGGCATGGTGCGGCCTGGGGGGGTCATGGTGATCGATCACAGGAACTATGACCACATTCTCAGCACCGGTTGTGCCCCCCCCGGAAAGAACATCTACTACaag agtgacttgaccaaagacaTCACCACGTCGGTGCTGCTGGTGAACAACGCCGCTCACATGGTGACTCTGGACTACACGGTGCAGGTGCCCGGGGCTGGGCACGACGGCAGCCCGGGCATGAG TTCTGCCCTCCCGCATGTGGCTACAGCGAGGGGCTGCCCTGCCCCTGACACCAGGCCTTCCTCCCCACCGCAGCAAGTTCCGCCTGTCATACTACCCGCACCGCCTGGTGCCCTTCACGGAGCTGCTCCGCGAGGCTTTTGGCGGCAAGTGCCAGCACAGCGTCCTGGGTGA
- the GNMT gene encoding glycine N-methyltransferase isoform X1, with protein sequence MVDSVYRTRSLGVAAEGLPDQYADGEAARVWQLYIGDTRSRTAEYKAWLLALLRQHDCRRVLDVACGTGVDSIMLVEEGFTVTSVDASDKMLKYALKERWNRRHEPAFDKWVIEEANWLTLDKDVPRPGAGFDAVICLGNSFAHLPDIKGDQSDHKRALQNIAGMVRPGGVMVIDHRNYDHILSTGCAPPGKNIYYKSDLTKDITTSVLLVNNAAHMVTLDYTVQVPGAGHDGSPGMSKFRLSYYPHRLVPFTELLREAFGGKCQHSVLGDFKPYQPGQDHTPCYFIHVLKRTN encoded by the exons ATGGTGGACAGCGTCTACCGGACCCGCTCCCTGGGGGTGGCGGCCGAGGGGCTGCCCGACCAGTACGCGGACGGGGAGGCGGCCCGGGTGTGGCAGCTGTACATCGGGGACACCCGCAGCCGCACGGCCGAGTACAAGGCCTGGCTGCTCGCCCTGCTGCGCCAACACGACTGCCGCCGAGTCCTCGACGTGGCCTGCGGCACCGG CGTGGACTCCATCATGCTGGTGGAGGAGGGCTTCACCGTGACCAGCGTGGATGCCAGCGACAAGATGTTGAAGTACGCCCTGAAGGAGCGCTGGAACCGGCGGCACGAGCCTGCCTTTGACAAGTGGG tCATCGAGGAGGCCAACTGGCTGACGCTGGACAAGGATGTGCCACGGCCCGGTGCTGGCTTTGATGCCGTCATTTGCCTGGGCAACAGCTTTGCCCACCTGCCCGACATTAAAG GGGACCAGAGCGATCACAAGCGGGCGCTGCAGAACATCGCGGGCATGGTGCGGCCTGGGGGGGTCATGGTGATCGATCACAGGAACTATGACCACATTCTCAGCACCGGTTGTGCCCCCCCCGGAAAGAACATCTACTACaag agtgacttgaccaaagacaTCACCACGTCGGTGCTGCTGGTGAACAACGCCGCTCACATGGTGACTCTGGACTACACGGTGCAGGTGCCCGGGGCTGGGCACGACGGCAGCCCGGGCATGAG CAAGTTCCGCCTGTCATACTACCCGCACCGCCTGGTGCCCTTCACGGAGCTGCTCCGCGAGGCTTTTGGCGGCAAGTGCCAGCACAGCGTCCTGGGTGACTTCAAACCTTACCAGCCGGGCCAGGACCACACGCCCTGCTACTTCATTCACGTGCTGAAGAGGACCAACTGA